A genomic window from Pecten maximus chromosome 4, xPecMax1.1, whole genome shotgun sequence includes:
- the LOC117325613 gene encoding tetratricopeptide repeat protein 33-like — translation MTAFGWKRKAGDKVVREASAAFESDAKEEENPEDLGVDWLTLVPPKKIICLEDAIAKSNRLKQEGTVLADSERYWEALRKWDEAIKLNSTDETLYEMKSQVLLILCEVYPAVHMGERAVDLKPTWWVAHQTLGRARLGLGEVKMALKSFSRAVHLNPANRELWKDDLWWAAELWKKHTDSVKTLESQKEQESSVVIKEYSEDEQNENEENISSKKTVNSHQKMFTHTATSKLKTKTSNEQSDTKPTELPNNYVHMRDT, via the exons ATGACTGCATTTGGATGGAAGCGAAAAGCTGGGGATAAGGTTGTTAGAGAAGCTTCAGCAGCCTTTGAAAGTGATGCCAAAGAAGAAGAAAACCCTGAAGACCTGGGTGTGGATTGGCTGACATTGGTTCCACCAAAGAAAATCATTTGTTTAGAAGATGCCATTGCAAAGAGCAACAGGTTGAAGCAAGAAGGAACAGTCTTAGCAGATTCTGAGAG GTACTGGGAAGCATTAAGAAAATGGGATGAAGCCATTAAACTGAATTCAACGGACGAAACATTGTATGAAATGAAATCACAG GTGTTGTTGATTCTGTGTGAAGTATACCCAGCAGTACATATGGGGGAAAGGGCTGTTGATCTAAAGCCCACATGGTGGGTGGCTCATCAGACCCTAGGTAGAGCCCGCTTGGGCTTGGGAGAGGTCAAAATG GCTTTAAAAAGTTTCTCCCGTGCAGTCCATCTAAATCCAGCAAACCGTGAACTTTGGAAGGATGACTTATGGTGGGCAGCAGAGTTATGGAAGAAGCATACAGACTCTGTGAAAACCTTAGAGTCACAGAAAGAACAAGAATCTAGTGTTGTAATAAAAGAATATTCTGAGGATGAACAGAATGAAAATGAGGAAAATATTAGTAGTAAAAAGACTGTGAATTCACATCAGAAAATGTTCACTCACACAGCAAcatcaaaactgaaaacaaagaCTTCAAATGAACAGTCTGACACGAAGCCCACAGAATTGCCAAACAATTATGTACATATGAGAGATACTTGA